The window ttgtttttctggATTAAATTTTTGCTGTGATACAGGGAAGAGGATGTGCACAATTCCCAGGGTCACACCCTGTATCCTTAGACAGGTATGACTCTGCCTTGTGGTAGTGAATACAATGAAGATTTAGCAAGTCTAATGCTCTTCATTTTAGGGGTTCATTAGTCCTTGTCTCTCAATGTCGTTGAATCTAACAGCTTTTCTTTTTGCAAATACTACTACTTGTGCACAGGGAGAGTTTACAACTTTTGAGACAGCGCTACTATTATGCGACATGGAAAGCAGATGGAACACGTTATATGATGCTCTTAACCATAGATGGTTGCTATCTGATAGATAGGAGCTTTAAGTTTCGAAGGGTACAGATGCGTTTCCCCTGTAGGCACTCAAGTGGAGTGAgtaatttttttgtcattgcCTAGAGGCCTTATTGTGTGAATATCTAAAACTTGTGAATTCCCTTAccgtgtttttgtttttgttttggggtGTAGGGAATACCTGATCAAGTACATCATTTCACTTTGCTTGATGGAGAAATGGTTATAGATAATCCGATGAATGAAAAAGGGCAGGCGAGGAGGAGGTACCTCGTATATGACTTGGTAGCAATCAACGGTGAATCAGTCGTAGAGGTTGGCACTTTCATTATTCCATCGTTGGGTTTTGATATCCGTGTTATTACTTACTGTAAGGTATTTTAGATAACTTACAGTTAATTCTTAAAAATGAACCAGCGGACATTCTGTGAAAGATGGAACATGGTAGTGCACGAGGTGATCAAAGGCCGTGATGTTGATAAGCAAAGGAATCATTGCTACAGATATGACCTGGAGCCTTTTGGTGTGAGTCACCTTTCCTGCCACACGCcatatgttttcattttctttgttgttaatttttgttgttgttacttAGGTACGGATGAAGGGTTTTTATTTGCTCTCGACAGTTGAGAAGCTTTTGAAGGGTACCATTCCGTCACTTTCGCATGAAGCAGATGGCCTTATATTTCAGGTAACCATATTCAGATGTTTCTGTTTTTCCTGAACGCAGACATACACACATAGTGATTGCATTTCGTGAGCTGACATATGTTATTGGGGACTAATAAAAACAGGGCTGGGACGATCCTTACGTTCCCCGAACGCATAAAGGTCTGCTGAAGTGGAAGTATGCGGAAATGAACTCGGTAGACTTTCTGTTCGAGATGGGCGAGGAGGATGAAGGTCGCAGGATGCTCTTCTTGTTTGAAAGAGGGAAGAAAAAGCTTATGGACGGATATACGGTTGAGTTCAGAGATGGTTCGGATCCGTCAAGCTACAATGGGAAGATTGTAGAGTGTTCATGGGATAAGGAGAAGAAAGTATGGGTTAGCATGCGTATCAGAGTCGACAAAACTACACCAAACGATATCAACACCGCTCGTAAGGTCAGTGTTTTAAAGCAGACAGATCTATCTGATTtttagaaagagagaaaaaatgttGATTTATTTCCTCGTGTTATTGTGTGTAAAAATATAGGTGATTAAAAGCATAAACGACAACATCACAGAGGAAGTGTTGCTTCAAGAGATAAGAGAGATCATCCGTCTCCCAATGTACGCTGACCGCATTCGAATGGACCTTCGAGCAGCTGGACGTTGAGAATGAGTGACAATATAGGTCTGCAGAATGCACACACACCAGTAATGTTACCTAAGAAATCCAGTCAGAAGACGAGACTGTAAAACTAGCATTGAATCATTATAATCGTTTTTCACAGAAACCTTACCTCACTCGATTAGATCTTTTAAATAATACTATTTTTCTCATCTTTGTCGCCGTGGTTCCAACAATCTATTGTTatatgatttcttttttttttaaacacatagTTATATGATCAGATCTTATCTTTTTCCCGTGAACTGCTAAACATGTGTTACAAACTTACATGTAACTTTGTTGtatcattttttcaaaaaaaaaaaaaaacatgtgggTATTATCGAAAGAgaataacaataaaaataccCACTGAACCAAAATTTGTATTGTTATTTCATCCAAGTAGATTTTAATAACAAAGAacatgaaaaatattaatttctaacaatttgatgttcgattttagaaaattttaaaataaaatgagctcattttttttattttggaacgCTTAGTTAAatcacttaaaatatatatatatatatatatatatatatatatatatatatatatatatatatatatatatatataatcggtgttttattacaaattataatattctttgtttatttatatatgttatattaataattgtatcatataatagtatttaatttataatagtaATTGTCTCAGACtactactaaaattaaaatggaaGAGTTTGGTAAAATTAGTAAAACTGAAAAATATAAAGTGgctttaataattaattataaaatggcaataaaatatatattttttattgttcaaaaaaaaatatttctttttctgaaaagaaaaaaaaaggagtaaATCACTGCAAAACATGTtgcattcattttttttaaaaaaaaattcaaaattcgaAGAACAAATATagttaacaaaaatcatatcaaactttccaattcatataaaatcatataaatcttCCTTTAAAATGAAACTAGTCTGAATTGAATACACATCCCTAAGAGTGTGTTTCGTTATTATCAAAATGTCTAGGGGAGAATTGAATTTGGATTTTCCCATTCCTCACAAAAATAAACCAACAAAAAACTCATAACTTGTAAAGAACCAAATGTCTCTCTCACACTCTCTATAAAGGTGCGTTAAGGAGATATCTCTTTTCATAGAGACCAGTGACCTGATCAGCAACAGCCCACATGATGGCTTGTCCAGGAGGAATCCTCATCAGCCTCGGCAACAATCCTCTCCATAGAGCCACTAGTCCTTCCTCAGCATAAATGGTCCTAATGGCGTGAACCATCCCTTTGTATTTCAGCCCACCTTCACCGTCTCTGGTCTGAGCCATCAACCTGGTCTTGACCACATCAAAGGGTCCGGTGCAGAAGGGACCAGCGGTACCAGCTAAGAACCCAGAGATCATGGATTGCCAGGGCTGCAAGGCTTGACCGTCGCCTTCGTGCTTGTTCCACAAGAGGACATCAAAGGAGTTTTTGGCAGTGAACATGACAGCTTGGTTGGTGCCGTTACGCATAACGGTGGGTGCAGCACCAGACCATAGACCCAAAATGGATTCTTCTCTGACGATGGTACGAGCACAGTGGATGGGACCTTTGTACTTGAAAAGCTCGGGACTCAATCCTTTCTGTTGCTGAAGTCTAATCTTCACCACCTGGAGATTTAGAGTGAAAATGAAAACTCTAGAGTACATGGCATGGTCACATTGAAGAGTATTTCAACAAATCTCATTGCTGCTGGCTTATTGATGAGCAAGGTGAATCTGGCGCATGAATAATATCTTTTCCCAACTAACTattattataaaactattttatttaattcCAATCACTATCTAAAATAAGCTGGAGAAGCCATGTGATTTGACCCGTAAAGTAAGCAAGAAAAGGGGGGAAGTAACCTCAAAGGGTGTAACAATGGCGAGCGCTTCGAGAACACCGGCGCCGAATCCGGATAGCAAACGGCCGTGGTTGCTCACCTTGCCCGTCTCCGAGTCCTTGAACACGGTCTGGAACATGGCGTTGGATCCCATCCGAAGCGTGTACTTGAGCGTCAGGTGAGTGGCGAACGGCGTCAAACCTTTCCAGAGAGCGCGGACGCCTTCCGTGCGAACCACCGTGGAGCCGCAGTGCGCGATTCCCTTGTAGGCGCCGCCGCGATCTAGCTGGAGACGCGTCTTGATGACGTCGATCGGCTGGAGACAGCACGCCTCGACCACTCCGCCCAGCGAGCCCGAGATTGCCTTCATGTAGGGCGGAATCGACGCCTGGCTCTTCGAATCCGTCTTCGCCGACGACGACATCTCCACTAGATCCTCGGctgagatagagagagagtggTTACGTTTGAGTGAGTTATATGcttatctcttcttttacttCATTCGCCTACCCACCTCCTCTCCTGGCCTCTGCTGTTACAGGCTCCtcctttattttatttgttatctTCCGTAATTAAATTCACAATTAGCAAAATCTTTTCTTGGAAACCCATCAAAACGAATCTTGTTGtatcttttttaatttattttaataagcaTGAGAGAAAAtgacactctctctctctctctctgcctgTCTTCTCATAAATATTCTCCCAATATTTCTTCTATTTAATAgggaattttttaaaaaatattttgtttaatacAGTACgtaacaaaaattattaaaagaagATAAGTAAAAAAAGGAAGCCAACTAAACTTCAACGCACGGCTCATTTTGTGTAACATCTCTCTTTCATCCACCATGTTCAAAGACCCCACTACTGAATCTCTTCCCAAAGTTTGTTCACTCTTCCTTAATCACCTtacttttcattttcatttacgTCTTATGGTCTGCTAACTTTCATTGACTTGTAAgataacaaatcatatatcttACAAGCATTTGTTTCATTAAGACGACAAGCATATCTCGTTCCAAGTCCTGACTTCTAATTATCCCGTCATGACAATTACGCGTAAAGTTGGGAATTCCCTTCAAATCGAGACCATAATTACACGTTTAAAACGCACAAAACATGAAGAATCTAAGCAACGGAGACACTTGGAATGAATAGAGAATAACAAGCAAAGACTTCACATATTTTCACAAAGCAAAGTAACTCCACTCCGGCCGAatgtgtttttttgaaaaagaagagaaaaagctCAAAAGATTGTGTTTAACCCACAAGCTTATTACATTCAAgcattctttttttatatatatagacataATAGACCCTCAAGGGTGATCCATGTAATACCCCTCAGCTTCGAAAGACTGAATTATCACGGCTTCTTGAAAGTCTGAAAAGTAACAACAGTCATTTAGTTATAAACAGTCTCCTTCAAAAACACAAAGAGTTTTTAAGGGAAAAGAAACTCACATCAGAGTTCTTGGAAAGTTCCTCCATATGCTGAGCCACTTTCTCCTTGCTCTCTGcagctgtaaaaaaaaaaaagcaaattccAAAAAGTTGTCAACACGAGGGAGGGAGTAAACATATAAAATTCTTGAGGAGGTAAAGTTTAAGTAGTACAAACCCATTTTAGAGATGTTCTCGATTCTTTTAGAGGTCCTCACAGCAAATCTCTGGAAAGCATGGCTACCAAAACAGAGAGCGAAAATATACAATCAATTTTGGTGAAACAATTAAAGATCGATCCACTGAGAATTCCAAATGAtcaaatcaaacaaacaaaatcataAAACGGGGAAGCTGTCTTAAGATTCAACAAGAGTAATGCCATATCTAAGATCAGAACAAGCCTACAAAATCATCACCAGCAGAAACCTAAAAGATGCATCAGTATCAGTATCACGCAATCAAAtgtaaaacaaagaagaaaaaaatagaatctTTCAATCTTCCTACGCTGCAGCGTATGGGATATATGACGACGCAGCAGACCAGCGTGTAAGTTGAGGCTATCTAGCTTCAATATGAACGAGCCGATGAGGAACTTATTATAATAATCCAATCAGCCAGAGAATGAAGCAAGCTTTTGTATTATAAGgatccaatttaaaaaaaaaaaaattgaaatgatgAATGTAGAATACCCaaaagaagatggagaaggAAAGCTACCTGTTAGACAAACCATTAACAATGAGCTCGTTGGCAACGTATGAGATCACTCTCCCAATAAAGTTTCCTCCTCCCGCCATTATTATCTCTCACTTTCCTATCACAACAAAACCCCCAAATCACCACAATTTTTATGGACCAAAAATTCAATCCAAGGAGACAGAAACTCAGCAAATTTAATACCTGACCTGATGATGCAAACGACGGAAGATTGGGGAAGTTTCGAGATCAAACGAAATTCGTGGCGACGTCTCTAAATTCACAGGTTTCAGATTTGTCCATGTATATAATAAACTCGTGACGACGGCGATGACTTGTCCCTTTAGGGTAAACCATCGGACGGTCACATGTCTCTCTTATACAATCTAACGGTCTGTAATCCCCCTTCTTTCCTGGCCCATCGCTTTGTATATGGGCCGACTACATCTATCTTGGCcctctttttgttagttgacTTGCATGAAACTAGGCCGTTTCGGGTCTCAGAGTTTTTCGGGTTCGGAC of the Brassica rapa cultivar Chiifu-401-42 chromosome A03, CAAS_Brap_v3.01, whole genome shotgun sequence genome contains:
- the LOC103855427 gene encoding mitochondrial succinate-fumarate transporter 1, with product MSSSAKTDSKSQASIPPYMKAISGSLGGVVEACCLQPIDVIKTRLQLDRGGAYKGIAHCGSTVVRTEGVRALWKGLTPFATHLTLKYTLRMGSNAMFQTVFKDSETGKVSNHGRLLSGFGAGVLEALAIVTPFEVVKIRLQQQKGLSPELFKYKGPIHCARTIVREESILGLWSGAAPTVMRNGTNQAVMFTAKNSFDVLLWNKHEGDGQALQPWQSMISGFLAGTAGPFCTGPFDVVKTRLMAQTRDGEGGLKYKGMVHAIRTIYAEEGLVALWRGLLPRLMRIPPGQAIMWAVADQVTGLYEKRYLLNAPL
- the LOC103855425 gene encoding uncharacterized protein LOC103855425 → MAGGGNFIGRVISYVANELIVNGLSNSHAFQRFAVRTSKRIENISKMAAESKEKVAQHMEELSKNSDTFKKP